GCACCTTCCAATAAAGATAGGTTTTTCCTCGAAATCCTATGTTTAATAGCCCCTAATCCCCTGCCCTTTAGTCAGGGAGAAAACCAAAAAATCTAGTTTAGATGGATAATTTAATCACTGCCCGAATAGAAGAAATAAAGCCCACAATACCGCCCCGAGTGCGCCTCATTGCCGTGAGTAAAACTATGTCGGTGGACAGTATTCGCATGGCTTATGATGGGGGGATTCGTGATTTTGCTGAAAATCGGTTGCAGGAGGCTTTGGAAAAGCAGGAACAGTTAAAAGACTTAGGGGATATTACATGGCATTTTATTGGGCATTTACAAAGTAATAAGGCAAAAAAAGCGGTGGAGTCTTTTCCTTGGATTCATTCTATTGATAGCCTAAAAATTGCTCGGAGGATTAACCGTTTAGCCCAAGAGGCGATCGCCCTTAAAACAATTACAGAACTACCACAGGTATGTTTACAAGTAAAAATTTTACCTGATGAATCGAAATATGGCTGGGATGTACAACAATTATGGCAGGATGTGGAAGCCATTAAACAACTTGATTCGTTGCGATTACGAGGTTTAATGGCAATTTTACCCCTCGGACTATCAAAGGATGAAACCCTAGGGGCTTTTAAGAATGTCAAAAGTTTAGCCGATGAATTACAACCCCATTTCGGCTCAGATTTTGATCAGTTATCCATGGGAATGTCGGGGGATTATCCCCTTGCCATCGAAGCAGGTGCCACTATGATTCGTCTGGGTACTATTCTTTTTGGCAAACGTTCCACCGTTGCGTTAGGGTGATGGGGGATAGGGGTGATTCATTCTAAAATTTTTTGTTTAAGGCAGGGAATAGGCAATGGGCAATAGGCAAAATTATCCATTATTAACACCTGTAACCAAGATGTTAAAATACAGTCATCAACCTTAATCTTTCTTTACAAAGTATCGATGATGATTGCTCAACAAGAATACGCTCAACGCCGTGAATTGTTAATGTCGAAAATGGGGAAAGGAGTGGCGGTTTTTCGTAGCGCCCCCATGGCGGTAATGCACAATGACGTGGAATACGTTTATCGTCAGGATAGCGACTTTTTCTATTTGACGGGGTTTAATGAGCCTGAAGCGGTGGCAATTTTGGCACCTAATCATAATGAGCATCGTTTTATCTTGTTTGTACAGCCCAAGGATTTGGCAAAGGAAATTTGGACAGGTTATCGTGCTGGGGTGGAGGGTGCAAAGGAAAATTATGGAGCGGATGCGGTTTTTTCCATTGAGGAATTGGATGAGAAGTTATCAGAATATTTGATTACGGGCGATCGCATTTACTATCATTTAGGAAGGGATCAAGAATTTAACCAAAAAATCCTTAACCATTGGCAAAAGTTGGTGGGGAGTTATCCTCGTAATGGTTATGGCCCGAGGGCGCTCGAAGATTCTAACTATATCTTGCACCCCTTGCGCATGGTCAAAAGTGCCACGGAAATCGAAATGCTACGCAAAGCTACCTCTATCTCCGCCAAAGCCCACATCAGGGCGCAAGAGTTTGCCACCCCAGGGCGTTATGAGTACGAAGTTCAAGCGGAAATGGAGCATATCTTTAGATCCCTTGGTTGTGAAGGCCCTGCCTATCCCTCCATCGTTGCTTCGGGTGCCAATGCCTGTGTATTGCACTATATCGAAAATAATCGCCGTATGGAAGAAGGAGATTTACTGCTCATCGATGCAGGGGCCAGTTTTGGCTACTATAACGGTGATATTACCCGCACTTTTCCTGTGTCAGGGAACTTTACCCCCGAACAAAAAGCCATCTATGATTTAGTCCTAGAAGCACAATTAAAGGCGATCGCACAGGTACAACCGGGAAACACCTACAACCAATACCATGACACCGCCGTAGAAGTATTAGTAGAAGGATTAAAAGAACTAAAACTGCTACAAGGAGACACCGAAGAAATCATCAAAGAGAAAAAATATCAACCCTTTTATATGCACCGCACAGGGCATTGGTTAGGCTTAGATGTCCATGATGTCGGTAACTATAAACTAGATAAAGAAACTTGGCAAACCCTCCAAGCAGGAAACGTCCTCACCGTCGAACCGGGCATCTATATCTCCCCCTACATCACCCCCGCCGAAGGACAGCCCGAAATTCCCGATCATTGGAAAGGTATTGGGGTAAGAATTGAGGACGATGTGCTAGTCACCAAAACAGGCAACGAAATTTTAACCTCCGCCGTAGGCAAATAATATCAAGGTCTGGGGATCATTGATTAATTATAAAATATCGGTATTCTCCATTGCCCATTGCCCATTGCCTATTCCCTGCCCCCATGAGAAAATTTTATTAATAAGCCCCGCGGTGAATTGGGGGATTTAGGGGGCGAACCCACCCTTTAGATCATAATTTATCTTAAAATTAATACCATCAGATCAATCAAAAAAAAGTATAAACAAATCCTTCTTAAGTAATATATCTATCGGTTAATTTAAAATGGAGATGATTAGCCTATCAATCTACAACTATAAACCTTGAAAAACTGTTCCCCGTTCCCTATTCCCTGTTCCCCGCCCTAATTAGTATATTATTACAACGGGATTTAGTATAAACAAATCATTGAAAAAAATAAAAAATAAATTATAGTTTAGAATCCTTGAAAAATAATAGGTTTTAATCCCTGAAATAAACGACTCTTAATATTGACCTTTATAACAACTAGGTTAATATTTTTTACTTTTTCTAATTACTTGGTATAAAAAGTTACAAAACAAAATCAAGAGAATACTTAGGATAATACCTTTGAAAAGGATATTTCATCAAAAACAACTAGGAGAATTTATTAATGGCTAAAACCCCCCAAGAAGTCTTACAAATGATCAAGGATAATGGGATCAAGATGATCGATCTCAAATTTATTGATCTACCCGGCACATGGCAACACTGCACATTTTACTATGACCAAATAGACGAAG
The sequence above is a segment of the Cyanobacterium stanieri PCC 7202 genome. Coding sequences within it:
- a CDS encoding alanine racemase domain protein (PFAM: Alanine racemase, N-terminal domain~TIGRFAM: pyridoxal phosphate enzyme, YggS family~COGs: COG0325 enzyme with a TIM-barrel fold~InterPro IPR011078:IPR001608~KEGG: cyh:Cyan8802_1713 alanine racemase domain protein~PFAM: alanine racemase domain protein~SPTR: Alanine racemase domain protein), which produces MDNLITARIEEIKPTIPPRVRLIAVSKTMSVDSIRMAYDGGIRDFAENRLQEALEKQEQLKDLGDITWHFIGHLQSNKAKKAVESFPWIHSIDSLKIARRINRLAQEAIALKTITELPQVCLQVKILPDESKYGWDVQQLWQDVEAIKQLDSLRLRGLMAILPLGLSKDETLGAFKNVKSLADELQPHFGSDFDQLSMGMSGDYPLAIEAGATMIRLGTILFGKRSTVALG
- a CDS encoding aminopeptidase P (PFAM: Aminopeptidase P, N-terminal domain; Metallopeptidase family M24~COGs: COG0006 Xaa-Pro aminopeptidase~InterPro IPR007865:IPR000994:IPR001131~KEGG: mar:MAE_13250 aminopeptidase P~PFAM: peptidase M24; peptidase M24B X-Pro dipeptidase/aminopeptidase domain protein~SPTR: Peptidase M24), with product MMIAQQEYAQRRELLMSKMGKGVAVFRSAPMAVMHNDVEYVYRQDSDFFYLTGFNEPEAVAILAPNHNEHRFILFVQPKDLAKEIWTGYRAGVEGAKENYGADAVFSIEELDEKLSEYLITGDRIYYHLGRDQEFNQKILNHWQKLVGSYPRNGYGPRALEDSNYILHPLRMVKSATEIEMLRKATSISAKAHIRAQEFATPGRYEYEVQAEMEHIFRSLGCEGPAYPSIVASGANACVLHYIENNRRMEEGDLLLIDAGASFGYYNGDITRTFPVSGNFTPEQKAIYDLVLEAQLKAIAQVQPGNTYNQYHDTAVEVLVEGLKELKLLQGDTEEIIKEKKYQPFYMHRTGHWLGLDVHDVGNYKLDKETWQTLQAGNVLTVEPGIYISPYITPAEGQPEIPDHWKGIGVRIEDDVLVTKTGNEILTSAVGK